CGTCTACCCCACCGTGCGGCTCTCGGCGGCGCGGGCCGCGTACTGGTGCCAGGTGCCGGAGAAGGCGCACGTGCGGTGGGTGCTGCCCGACGACGAGGACGCCGCCCTGGACACCCTGGCCCGCCTCGGCGCGGCCGGCACCCTGACCCTCGGCGACCACACCCGCTTCGCCGGCATGTTCCGCGCGCACGGTCGCCTGACGCCGGTCTGGGACCTGCCCCCGGACGTGCCGGCCGCCGAGTGGGAGGACCCGGTGACGCAGTTCGCCAAGCGGTACGCCGAGGCACTGGCCGACCCGACGCCCCTGGACCCCGCGGGCCGCCGGGCGAGGCAGGGCCTGGTAGGCCGCCAACTAACCCTCCGCTGAGGGGTAAGGAAGGGCCCCCTGTACATCAGAAGGCGATAGGAAGGGGCCCTTCCTTACACCTGGGAGGGGGTCGCGGGTGACGGGGCAGGACATGCAGCGGGGGCCGCCCCGGCCGGAGCCCAATTCGGAGCCGGCGATCCGGATCACCTCGATGCCGGCCCGTTCGAGCTGGGCGTTGGTCTCGACATTGCGTTCGTAGCCGACACAGAGCCGGGGCGCCAGGGCGAGGGTGTTGTTGCCGTCGTCCCACTGCTCCCGCTCGGCGGTGACCGGGTCCAGACCGGTGTCGATGACCCGGAGCCGGTCCAGGCCCATCGCGTCGGCGGCGGCGCGCAGGAACGGTGCCGGGCCGCTCACCCGCGGCTCGCCGTCGGGCTCCGCCACCACCGTGTACGCCGCCAGCGTGTCCGCCACGTTCGGGTACATCAGCACGGCGTCCACGTCGACCATGGTGCAGACCGTGTCCAGGTGCATGGTGGCCCGCTCCTGGGCGATCGGGACCACCAGCATGGTGTGGGCCAGGTCGGCGGCGAAGACCTGTCGGGCGAGGCGTTCCGCTCCGGCCGGCGTGGTCCGTTCGCCCACCCCGACGGCGAGCACCCCGGGGGCCATGAGCAGCACGTCACCGCCTTCCAGGTGTTCCAGCCCGGGGTGGTAGACGAGTTCGGTGCCGACGAACCGGGGGTGGTGCCGGTAGATCGCGTCGGTGAGCGTGCTCTCCCGGCGGCGGGCCGGCATGGCCAGGCTGGTGACCGCCACCCGGTCGCCTACCCAGACCGCGGAGTCCCGGGTGAAGAGCAGGTTGGGCAGCGGGTCGATGACGAAGTCGTGCCGGTCCAGCAGGCTGTAGACCAGGCCGCCGGGGCGCTCCGGGCTGATCCGCAGTTCCTCGTGGGCGAGCCCGGCGATGAGCACGTCGGCGAGGGCGGCGGGGTCCAGATAGGCCAGCTGCTCGGCGGTCCGGCGGCGTAGGGCGTCACCGAGCCGGGGCGAAACGAGCACCTGCTCGGTGAGGTGACTGCGGGCGTCGGCGACCGCGAGTGTCTCGGCCAAGAGGTCGGCGAGATACAGCACCTCCACCCCCCGACCGCGCAGCGCGGCGGCGAAGGCGTCATGCTCCTCCTGCGCCCTGCCCACCCATGGGATGGCGTCGAACAGCAGCGAGTCGTTGTTCCGGGGGGTGAGCCGGGCGAGTTCCGGTCCCGGCCGGTGCAGGATGACCGTGCCGAGCACGCCGACTTCGCTGTCCACGTAGTGAGTCACCATGGCAGGGTAGGCAGGGATTGACGGCATGCGGAAAAAGAACCGTGGATGAATACGGCATTCATCCGCACTCACTCCGGCGCTCCGACTTGCCGACCACCGCCCCTGGCGACGTAGGGTAGTGGGGACATAACTTCGAGGGACCTTTTGCCGGAGGTCGCGATGACTGTCTTTCCCGCACGACGAGCCGTACCCACCGGTCGGGCGCTGCCGCCCGCCGATGCCTCCCAGCCCCGGGGCGAGTCCCCCGGTCTGCTGGGAGCGGCTCGACCGACACCCATGGAGTGGGCTCGTCGCCGCCGGGCCGAGCGCGGTGCGCGCCGGCTGGAGGCCGCCGGGGCCCGTGCGCTCGGGCAGCTCGACCATCTCGGGCCCTCCTGGCATGTCGTCGAGTGGCCCCGGACGGACGTGTCCGACCTGCTGCTCGACCACGGCCACGACGAGCGTGCGGGTTACCTCGCCATCGGGCCGAGCGGGCTCTTCGCGATCACCATCGCCGACCACGGCCGGGCCCGGGTGCTGGTCGCCGGGGACGTGGTGCAGATCAACGGCAAGCGTCCGGCGTACGTCCAGGAGACCCGGCGGGACGCCAAGCGGGCCAGCAAGGCGCTCTCCGACGCGGTCGGGCTGCCCATCCCGGTGACGCCGGTGCTGACCTTCGTCGGCTCCGGCGTCATCAGCGTCTACGGCCTGCCGAAGGACTGTCTGATGGCGACCCACCGGGAGCTGGACCGGCTCCTCGTGGCCGGGGGCAACCGGATCAGTCCGGCCACCGCCGACAAGCTGTCCCAGGTCGCGCAGCATCCCGGGACCTGGCTGAACGGCACGTACCGTCCCGCCGCCGACTACCGGTGGTACGACGAGGGCCGAACGGCCGCTGACAAGGCGGCCAACCGCCGGTAACGTCTCGGGCGACGCCACGTGGCCCGTTCCACCGAGCTGTCTCGTCCCTCCGTCCACGCCGTCCGCGTTCGGGTGTCCGGCTCCACCGGCGACCCGGCAGCGCTCCGGCGTGGCCGGGCGGGAAGCACGACGACCGGCTAGCGTGGACGGACCGGCGGTGTACCTAGGAGGCGCGGTGGCCCACGTCGAACTCTCGCTCTCGGAAGCCTTCGTGCCGACCGTACGGGCCGACGAGCCGGAGTACGACAGCCTCCACAGGTGGGCGGCCACCGTCTCACACGCGGCCGAGCCCTGCCTGCTGATCGACGCTGAGACCAGGGTGGTGGCTGTCTCGTCGTCCGGCTGCCGGCTGCTCTGCCTCGGCCGACCGGAGGACGTGATCGGCCTGCCGCTGCTCGACGGTGGCCTCCGGCTGCTCGACTTCACCGCGTACCGGGGTGAGCTGACCGAGCAGGACACCGACAAGATCCCACCGCTGCTGGCCCTGCACTCCGGCCGGCTGGCCCGGGGACTGCTGCGCATCCAGGCCGCCGCCGGCGCGCCGGACGCGACAGTGGACGCCATCTCCACGCCGGTGCTCACCGGCAGCGTGGTCGCCGGCTCGCTCACCTTCCTCTCCGAGGTCTGACGCCCGTCCGCTCCTTCACCGGGGGCCGGATGCCTCCTACGATGAGCTGAGCCACCCGACCACAGCCATGCCCATCGATACAAGGATCGGCTCGTGCCGCCCAACCCACCGCGCCGCCCCCGGTACCTCGTCGGGGTCGCGCTGCTCGCCGCCGTACCGCTGGCCGCCTGTGGCACCCCGCCCGAGCTGCAGCGGTCGAGCGCACCGAGGCCGACCGTGTCGGCGCCCAGCGCCGTACCCACCGATCCGGCCGCCGGTCCCGCCCCGGCCGGAACGGTGCTGCCGGAAGGGACGGCGGCGCCGGGTCAGCCAGTGTTGCCCGGTCAGCCGATGCTGCCGGGGACGGTGTTGCCGGGTCAGCCGGTGTTGCCGGGCGGGACGGCGGGCCCGGTGCTGCCGGGCGTGCCCGGTGGTCCCGGCGCCGTCGGTGGCCTGCCCGGCCCGGCACCGGGCCCGACCGGCCTCGGCCCGGTCGCCACGGCCTGCGCCGACGGGCCCACCGGCAGCCGGGTGATCGCGCTGCTGCGGGGTCCGGCGGCAGTGCTGCCCGACAGGGTCCAGACCCGGGTACGCACCGGACCGCTCTGCGCTGACGACTGGCACTACACGGTGCTGGACGTGACCGGACACGAGGAGCTCCAGGTCGTCACCCGGGGCAGGTCGAACGCGCCGGAGCTGGTCACCGCCGGCACCGACGTCTGCTCCGCCGAGGTACGGGCCACCGCCCCGGCCGGCATCCGGACGCTGGCCTGTCCCGGCGAACCAGGTGCGTAGGCTGTCGACATGCCCGGAACACCGCCGACCCGTTTCGTCTACCTCGGCCCCGAAGGCACCTTCGCCGAGCAGGCGCTGCGCACCGTCCCCGCTGCCGAACACGGCACCCGGACGCCCGCCCGCAGTGTGCCCGAGGCGCTGGAGAACGTTCGCAGCGGCGACGCCGACGCGGCCCTGGTGCCGCTGGAGAACTCGATCGGCGGGGTGGTCGGGGTGACCCTCGACGAGCTGGCCGAGGGGGAACCGTTGCTGATCACCCGCGAGGTGGTCCTGCCGGTGGACTTCGTTCTCGCCGCCCGCACCGCCACCCCACTGACCTCGGTACGCGCCGTGGCGGCCCACCCCCAGGCCTCCACCCAGTGCCGGCGGTGGCTGCGCACGTACCTGCCGGACGCGGTGGTCGTGGACGTCCTCTCCAACGGCGCGGCGGCAGCCGGCGCGGCCACCGGCGAGTACGACGCGGCGATCTGCGCCCCGATCGGGGCGGCCCGGCACCGGCTGGCCGTGATGGCCGACAAGATCGCCGACCATCCGGACGCGGTCACCCGGTTCGCCCTCGTCTCCCGCCCCGGCCCACCACCACCGGCCACCGGCGACGACCTCACCTCGCTGGCGGTCTACATCGCCCACGACCGGGTGGGCGCGCTGCTGTCGGTGCTGATGGAGTTGGCCGTCCGCGGGGTGAACCTGACCCGGATCGAGTCCCGCCCCACCGGGGAGGCCCTGGGCCGGTACGTCTTCTTCCTCGACTGTGCCGGGCACGTGGCGGACGCCCGGCTCGGTGAGGCGCTGCAGGGGCTGCGTCGGGTCTGCGCGGACGTACGCTTCCTCGGCTCGTACCCCCGGCACCGCTGGACCGCGACGGACGAAGACCGGCCGGTGCCGGCCCCGGCCGGTCTCTCCGACGCCGACTACACCGATGCGGCGGCCTGGCTGGCCCGGCTACGCACCGGCGAGTGAGGCACCGCGCGGGCCGGGTTAACGCGCGGGCCGGGTTAAGAGGGGGCCCCTGCGCTACCGGAAGCGTTGACCGGGGGCCCTTCCCTACCGCTCAGCTGAGGAGGCTGCCGAGGCCGCCGCGCTGCTCCTGCTGGCCGCTGCCGGTCACCGGTGCCTCCTCGGAGGGCTGCACCACCACGAACCCCTGCCCGGCGAAACTCATCGTGAAAGCCTCACCGGTACGCCGGCCGAGCAGGGTGCCCAGCCCGAGCTGCTCGGCCCGGTGGTAGCCGGTCTGCAGGCTGGCCGACC
Above is a window of Micromonospora yangpuensis DNA encoding:
- a CDS encoding arginine deiminase, translating into MVTHYVDSEVGVLGTVILHRPGPELARLTPRNNDSLLFDAIPWVGRAQEEHDAFAAALRGRGVEVLYLADLLAETLAVADARSHLTEQVLVSPRLGDALRRRTAEQLAYLDPAALADVLIAGLAHEELRISPERPGGLVYSLLDRHDFVIDPLPNLLFTRDSAVWVGDRVAVTSLAMPARRRESTLTDAIYRHHPRFVGTELVYHPGLEHLEGGDVLLMAPGVLAVGVGERTTPAGAERLARQVFAADLAHTMLVVPIAQERATMHLDTVCTMVDVDAVLMYPNVADTLAAYTVVAEPDGEPRVSGPAPFLRAAADAMGLDRLRVIDTGLDPVTAEREQWDDGNNTLALAPRLCVGYERNVETNAQLERAGIEVIRIAGSELGSGRGGPRCMSCPVTRDPLPGVRKGPFLSPSDVQGALPYPSAEG
- the pheA gene encoding prephenate dehydratase, producing the protein MPGTPPTRFVYLGPEGTFAEQALRTVPAAEHGTRTPARSVPEALENVRSGDADAALVPLENSIGGVVGVTLDELAEGEPLLITREVVLPVDFVLAARTATPLTSVRAVAAHPQASTQCRRWLRTYLPDAVVVDVLSNGAAAAGAATGEYDAAICAPIGAARHRLAVMADKIADHPDAVTRFALVSRPGPPPPATGDDLTSLAVYIAHDRVGALLSVLMELAVRGVNLTRIESRPTGEALGRYVFFLDCAGHVADARLGEALQGLRRVCADVRFLGSYPRHRWTATDEDRPVPAPAGLSDADYTDAAAWLARLRTGE